The Sphingosinicella flava genome includes the window TGACTTCGCCGGGGCCGGTGGCCGACAGCGACAGGCGCTTCGAGCCTTCGCCTTCCATCTTCAGCGCAACCTGCTTCACGTTGAGGACCATGTCGGTCACGTCTTCGCGGACGCCCGCGAGGCTCGAAAATTCGTGCAGCACGCCTTCGATCTTGATCGACGTGACGGCAGCGCCCTGAAGCGAAGAAAGAAGGACGCGGCGCAGCGAGTTGCCGAGCGTCAGGCCGAAGCCGCGCTCAAGCGGCTCGGCGACGAAGGTCGCCTTGCGCCGGGCGTCGCCACCCGCCTTCTTCTCCAGAGCGTTGGGCTTCTTCATTTCCTGCCAGTTCTTTGCGTTGACGGCCATGATCTTCCCTTGGCTTCCTCGGAAGCGATCGAGGATCGCTTCCGGTTTTTGAAAAATTCGAAACCGTTTTGCGGTTTCGGCAATCTGAAACCGGCTTTCCGCAAAGGCGGAAAGACGATTTTTATACGCGGCGACGCTTGGACGGGCGGACGCCGTTGTGCGGGATCGGCGTCACGTCGCGGATGGACGTGATCTGGAAGCCGACCGCCTGAAGCGCGCGAAGGGCGCTTTCGCGGCCCGAGCCCGGACCCTTCACTTCGACCTCGAGCGTGCGGACGCCATGTTCGGCGGCCTTCTTGCCCGCATCTTCGGCGGCGACCTGGGCGGCATAAGGCGTCGACTTGCGGCTGCCCTTGAAGCCCATCATGCCCGCCGAAGACCAGGCAATCGCATTGCCCTGCGCATCGGTGATCGTGATCATCGTGTTGTTGAAGCTGGCGTTGACGTGGGCAACACCGGCGGTGATGTTCTTGCGCTCGCGCCGGCGAAGGCGCTGAGGTTCGCGTGCCATAATCTTTATTCCTACCTAAATCCTGAGATCAAATCGGCGGAGGAGAAGTGTCTCACAATCGTCCCCCGGACGATTGCTCGCTTACTTCTTCTTGCCGGCGATCGGCTTGGCCTTGCCCTTGCGGGTGCGCGCATTGGTGTGCGTGCGCTGGCCGCGGACCGGAAGGCCCTTGCGGTGACGCAGGCCGCGATAGCAGGCGAGATCCATCAAACGCTTGATGTTCATCGCGGTCTGGCGGCGAAGATCGCCCTCGACCGTATGATCGGCGTCGATCGTTTCGCGGATCTGCAGGACTTCCTGGTCAGAAAGATCCTGGACGCGGCGCTCCGCAGTGATACCGAGCTTGGTGGTGATCTCCTTGGCTTTGGTCGGGCCAATGCCATGGATATAGGTCAGCGCGATTTCGACGCGCTTGTTGGTCGGGATGTTCACACCCGCAATACGTGCCATTCGATAATTCTCCTGCTCCACAGGACGGCTGGCCACCGCCCCATCTCAGCGCTTTCAAAATCCCTAAAACAGGCATAGCCGACGCGCGCAAAGCATGCGCCGCCGGAGGGCCGGTTAACGGGATGACGGCGAGATAGGAGCGCGAACCGATTCTGTCAACAGCGTCCAAATTTGGATTTCTCCAAAAAAGACTTTCCTTACCGACATATTTCGGAATAATCCTAATTCGCTGATTCACTAATTAACTCGGGGAATAATCATGAAAATTAAAATGTCCGTAGCGGCCATTCTGACAGCCATCACCACACCCGCTTTGTCGGCACCTGCTTTGTGGTCGGTAAGCGATAGCGACTCCACCATTTACATGTTCGGCACCTCTCACGGTGTACGTCCCGATGCGCAATGGCAAACGCCAGCTCTTGTAGCCGCTATCGCCGCGTCCAATACACTTTGGCTTGAGATCAAGGAATTAAATCCCAGCGCCGCAGCGCCGCTCGTGCAGTCGCTTGGCCTCGACACGGCCAAGCCGCTGTCCAGCAAGCTTTCTCCGGATACGAATGAGAAGTTGAAGGCTTTCGTCACCCAGAACGGCCTGCCCGCCGCCCAGATCGAGATGATGAAGCCTTGGCTCGCCGCAGCAACCGTCGGCCGCGTGGCAGGCGCAAAGGCAGGCCTAGACTTCAAGGCTGGCGCAGACCTCATCATCAAGGACAAGGCAGAAGCAGAGGGCGACAAGATCGACGGGTTCGACAGTGTCGAACAACAGGTTCGGTACCTGGCGGATTTACCAGAGACCGATCAAATCGCTTTTCTGGAAAGTGCCCTTGATCGGGCCGCCGACAATAAGGCAGTGATGGTTGTCGCAGACGCCTGGGAAAAAGGCGACGTTGAAACAATTGACACCCTTTTGAATAAAGAAGTTAAGAGTAAGTCGAAACTGCTTTATGATCGCCTAATCGTCCAGCGGAACCGCCGCTACGCCGATAGCATCAAGGCATTGCTAAACGGCGCGGAGACCCACTTCGTCGCGATCGGTGCGGCCCA containing:
- the rpsK gene encoding 30S ribosomal protein S11, giving the protein MAREPQRLRRRERKNITAGVAHVNASFNNTMITITDAQGNAIAWSSAGMMGFKGSRKSTPYAAQVAAEDAGKKAAEHGVRTLEVEVKGPGSGRESALRALQAVGFQITSIRDVTPIPHNGVRPSKRRRV
- the rpsM gene encoding 30S ribosomal protein S13, whose product is MARIAGVNIPTNKRVEIALTYIHGIGPTKAKEITTKLGITAERRVQDLSDQEVLQIRETIDADHTVEGDLRRQTAMNIKRLMDLACYRGLRHRKGLPVRGQRTHTNARTRKGKAKPIAGKKK
- a CDS encoding TraB/GumN family protein, which produces MKIKMSVAAILTAITTPALSAPALWSVSDSDSTIYMFGTSHGVRPDAQWQTPALVAAIAASNTLWLEIKELNPSAAAPLVQSLGLDTAKPLSSKLSPDTNEKLKAFVTQNGLPAAQIEMMKPWLAAATVGRVAGAKAGLDFKAGADLIIKDKAEAEGDKIDGFDSVEQQVRYLADLPETDQIAFLESALDRAADNKAVMVVADAWEKGDVETIDTLLNKEVKSKSKLLYDRLIVQRNRRYADSIKALLNGAETHFVAIGAAHLVGADSIQNMLAGSGITIKRVQ